The Microcystis aeruginosa NIES-843 sequence AATGCGACGGGTTGCCACGGAAATATTAGCATCAGCTTCGATAACACAGGGACTTTTTCCCCCTAATTCTAGAGTAACGGGAATTAACTTTGCTGCCGCTAGTTGATAAATAATTTTTCCTACCCTTGTACTGCCAGTAAAAAATATATGATCAAAGGTAAAACTGTCTAACATATTCGGAATTACTTCCGCACCATCTCCCGGGACAATTAACACATATTCTTCGGGGAATATTTCTTCAATTATTTTAACTACTAATTTTTCCGTCGCTGAGGCAAATTCACTCGGTTTTAATACCGCACAGTTACCGGCAGCAATGGCACCGACTAAAGGCACTAATAACAATTGGAGGGGATAATTCCAAGCACCAATAATTAAAACCACTCCTAAAGGTTCCCGAATAATCTGACTGGAGGATGGGAAATTTAAGAGATTAGTTTTAACAGTTTTGGGTTGCATCCATGAGCGCAAATTTTTTAAAGCGGTATTAATTTCCACCAAAAGGAAGCCATTTTCAGTAACCCAACAATCCTCGGGACTTTTCTTTAAATCGCTATATAAAGCTCGATATATCTCTGCTTCATATTTAATGATTGCCTGTTTTAACTTCTCTAACTGCTGACGACGGAATTGATAGGAACGAGTTGCACCACTGGCAAAGTACTGACGCAATTTGGCTAATTTTTCTGAGTTTGACAGCATCGAAATAATTCCTAACTTAATGATGAAATTCTACGGCATCCACTGGGGACGAATTCCCGCTAGAGGTAATTCAATTAAATCAGATTTACTGGCTTTTACTCCATCTTGTAGGGGAGGAATTAACATCCACAAACGACCACCGATAATTGTTTCTCCCGAATCGGTAGTCAAGAGATTAGTAGGATTAGTATCATAACTGGTGCGAAGTTGATCAAAAATAATTGCTAAACCATCGGGAGATAAACTAATGTGAATATCACGATAATCAGCTAATTCCAGTAGGGGAGTCACTTGACCGGTCTTCACATCTATTTTAGCAAAATAGGGTTTTTCTTTGTACTCTTGACTGTTAGTAACTAACTCGGTTAACAAACAATACAAATCACTACCGGTGGCATTAAATTGACAATCTATAATCGAACCTTGTAGATTGAGTAAGCGTTTTTGTAATCCTTGATTATTGACATAAAAAAGCGATCGAATATAACGCATTTTGGCATTATCAGTATTAAAATTTACCATTGCTGCGGCCGTACCATCGGCAGAAAAATTCAAAATTCGCCCAAATTTTGGTAAAAAATCCAGGGGTTTTGTCTCGAATTTTAAGGGCAAAAGCGCAATTCCTTCCCCCTGGGTTACAGCCAAAGTTTTACTATCAGGTGCGATCAAAAATTCTCCGCCTTGGATGTTTAATTGTTGGGGTTTTTCCCCCGATTTAACTGCCCATAAATCGAAGTTAATCGGATTGCGGCGCTCAATTCTCTGCACGACAATAGTTTCCCCATCTTTAGCTAAATCAAAGTGATTATTTTGATAATCTTTATTGTCTAGCACTAACTCAATTTTTAGAGGCGATTGACTGCTATCAACTTGGTAAAGCTGCAGTTCACGAATTCCCTCTATTCCCCGATTTTTCGCCACGGCCGAAAAGAGGATTTTTTTACCATCAGGATAGAATTCAAAAGCCATAACGGTCAAATTTGCGGGGGTTAAGAGGGTTTTCTTCTCCTCCGTCAAGTTATAAAAAATTAATCTTCCCTGTTCTTCCCCATTAGTGCCAATATAGGCAAAAGCACGATCGCGACTTTTAAATTCTCTTTCAAAAATTGCCAGGGTTTGTCCTAATCGATTACCGCTGCGAAATTGTTCCCGCGCACCTTCAATTTGCAGATGATATTTTTCTCCGTAGGGAATGGGAGAAGTGAGGGTATAAGCTAATCGTCTTCCGGCCCAACTCAACTTACCCGGCAGCGGAGGATCGATAACTAGATTTTTTTCTACACTAGCATGATCCATGGGGCGATCAAAAGTGATAATAAATGCTTGATCTTCTGAGCCAATTTCTCGATTTTCCCAGCTAAATTCCTTGACCCTTGGACCGGTTTGCAAAAGACATTGATTACCACAGCTATTACCTAACCAAATTAAGCCGCCAATTACTAAGGTTAGCGATACAATTAATGTTATCGCTAATTTATCAATCGGTTGTAGTTGTAAGGTCTTGATCATTATAGTAGATGGTTAGAAACAACTGATAACTGATAACTGATAACTGTTAATATCCGTAGGGATCCACAGGAGTGGGTATAGATTTCACGGATTTAGCCTTAATTACTAATTGTCTTCTGGTGGTTGATTTTCCCACCTCTACGGGTAAAGATTCCGTGGCCATTTCTCCGGTGATTTCTAACCAAGTATCATTGGGATATTGACCGCGACTTCCTGATAGTTTCACCGGCAAACCCACGGGATAAGCATCCACGGCACAACAGGTAAGGATAAAGCGACTAATTAATAAATAATTATCGGGTAATTGGGGCAATTGCACCACAAAACCTGTGACTTTTACCGGTTGTCCCGTGTAAGCATCAGGTTCGGGGTAAGCATTCAAAGTTCTTACCCATTCAATTAAACTTTTTTCCTCTGGTTTAACGGTAGTGCCAAAGGATTGAGTTTGCAAGCGAGTTAGGGGTAAAGATTCACTAATTCCCCTCTGTAATGCGATTTGACTGCTGAGGGGCTGCGGGGCAATAAATAGGCCTAAAAGGGCAGTGATTACTAATAAACCTGAGCCAAAATGTTGGGGAAGAATGGTAATATGCGATCGATTATCGTTACTATCTAAATTAATCTTTTTTTGCCACTGTTTTAATAATGTCCAAAGCTTGACTATTCCCAGAACAAATAAAGCAATACTGGTGATGATAACCAGGATAAAATAATTAGGATGGATCAGTAAATTTAACTGTCCAGTTATCCAGTATTTAAATAGTAACGAACCCCAACCGATTAGGGCAATAATATCGATAAATTGGGGGGCGATTATTTTTAGACGTGATGAATTCATGGGAAAAACTATCCGGGTACTGACCTAAAATAAATAACTGTGAGCCAAGGTGAGTAAAAAAGTCATTTGCGCTGCTAAAGCAAAGAGATAAATTAACATTCTCGGTTTAAAAATAGACAACATTAAACCAATCCCTTTCAGGTCAATCATTGGACCGAACACTAAAAAAGCCAGCAGGGAACTACTGGTAAAACTAGAGGCAAAGGAGAGGGCAAAAAAAGAATCAACCGTGGAACAAATCGAAACAATTACCGCTAACAGCATCATGGCCAAGATCGAAGTAATCGGATCCTGACCCAAATTAAGAACAAATTCCCGGGGAACAAACACCTGTAAACCGGCCGCTATAGCACTTCCTAAGATTAACACTCCTCCTAATTCCCGTAATTCCATCACCACGTTTTCCACAAAAGTTAACCAGCGCCTTTTCATCGGGATAGCTTGCACTGCTGGTAGGACAGCAGTAGCGGCAAAACTTTCATCTAAGCGCAAAGTTTGCCCAGAATTACCGATCAGAAAAGAACCGGATTGTAGTAGTAGTGGGATAGATTCTTTTTCCGGTGTTTGCGGTTGCCAATTGAGACTTTTTGCCAAAGAGGTTTGTAGGAGCGGTCGGGGATCTTTTTGGATACTAAAGATAATACCGATAACCGTAGCGATGAACAAAGAAAAGATAACTCGATAGAAAACAATTTCCGGTTGATCGCGAAAAGCTACCCAAGTGGACCAGATAACAATCGGGTTAATTGTCGGCGCTGCTAAGAGAAAACTAACCGCTACTGCATTCGGCATTCCTTGCACAAGTAAACGTCGCGCCACCGGCACATTGCCACACTCACAGACGGGAAACAAAAAACCAATACATCCCCCCACAAATGCTCCTAAAACAGCATTTCGAGGCATCAAGGCAACTAGGCGACGTTCATCGACAAATATTAAAAGAATACTAGAGAGAATCACCCCTAGCAGCAAGAAAGGCATCGCTTCCACCAACAGGCTCAGGAATAGGGTAAAGGCATTTTGTAGTTGACTCATCTATCCTCGCCTTGGCAATTAGAGGTTTAGGGGTAAAGACTTAGGAACCCCAGAAAAAGGTTCATCAGTCCGCTCCCCGGCTTTTTAACATTTTTTTAATATATCCGATCGAGTGACTTCTGTGTTGTCAGGGGACAGGAGCCAGTTATCAGGGGACAGGTTTTAGGTTTTGGGGTTTTGGGGTGTTAGGGTGTTAGGGTGTTAGGGTTTTAGTTGAAATTCCCCCACTTCCCCACTTCCCCACTTCCCCACTTCATAATTCATAATTCATAATTCCCACTCTCCCATCACCTCACACTTAGAGGACTCGATTAAGCTTGCCGCTTTGATAACCTTCTAGATCGAGGGTGACATAGATAAAGCCTAATTTTTGCAGATCAGCGACTAATTCGCTTAAATTTGTCCGATTAATAAAGTCGGGAATTGCTGCTGCTGGTAATTCAATCCGTGCCGTATCGCCGCTCGATCGCACCCGTAATTGACGATAACCTAATTTTCGCAGATAAATCTCCGCCCGTCCGACTCTTTGCAATTTCTCCAGGCTAATTTCCTCCCCGTAGGGAAAACGGGAACTTAAACAGGGTTGCGCCGGTTTATCCCACCAAGGTAAATTTAAGTAACGAGATAGTTGACGAACTTCGCTTTTTGTGATACCAATTTCCGCCAAAGGTGAACGAGCGCCGCGCTCCCTAGCGGCTTGAATTCCGGGACGATAATCCCTTAAATCATCAGCATTAACGCCATCGATGACGTAGGAATAACCACGAGCGAGGGCGATGGGTTTAAGGGTGTCGTGTAGCTCACTTTTGCAGAAATAACAGCGATTAACGGGATTACTGGTGTAATTGGGGTTATTCATTTCCTCGGTTTCCACCAATTCGTGCCGAATACCGATATAATCGGCCTGAGCGATCGCTTCTTCTAATTCTTCCGGCAGTAGGGAAGGGGAAACCGCCGTAATTGCCAATGCTTGACTCCCTAGCAGATCATAAGCCACTTTTGCCACTAGGGTACTATCCACGCCCCCAGAATAGGCAATCAGGGCTTTTTCGCTGGTTTTTAAGAGGTTTTGTAATTGTCCGAGTTTATCAAGTAATTGACTGTCCATGGCGGCGATTTTGGCAACTGGTTTAGGGAGACCGTTTTTTATTTGGGTATAGACAAGTAGCTTAAGCCACTTGTCCCAAGAATTTGCGGCAATGAGGTAAGTAGTAGTGCAAAATAAATTTCCTAGTCAAGATAGGCACTCATGCAAGAGGTAAGAGGTGGTTAGATATGTGTAATTAATTTTGCCTAGGTACTTAGTATAATTTAAATGCGTCTTAGCTTAACCCTCTCTACATGACAACAAATCTCACAGACTATAAACATATTGCAATTGATCATCGGGGAGTACCAATAATTGCGGGTTCTACCCTAAAAGTGATTGATCTAGTTATGGCACAAATAGCTTACGGTTGGACTCCAGCAGAAATTCACATTAACAATCGTGATTTAAGTATGAGTCAAATTCACTCAGCATTAGCTTACTATTGGGAACATAGAGAGGAATTATATCAAGCTATCCAAGCTGATTTAGAATTTGCCCAAAAAATGCGAGAAAAAGCCGGATATTCTCCCTTTGTTACCCGACTTAAAGCACAGGGAATAAGGTAAGAATAGGCGTTTAAAATGTATCTTAGCTTATTGCTGATCCCAATTATTTTAGTAAGTATTTAGTCATAAACTTCACTTCTATGACCTACTCTAACAATAATAATTATCCTACTCTCTCGATCAAATTCATAAATAACCCGATAATCTCCTACTCTTAATTTATTAAGAATCCTCAGTCTGATAAAATCGCTGATCAAATCTAAATCAGTTATCGACTCCGGTTCAAAAGTAACAGAATAGCTCATTTAAGGTTCTATCCCATATCTTTTATCCACCTCAGCTGCGGTAATAGTCGCTCTTCCTTGTAATCTTTTTTGTTTGATTTCTAATAACTTTTGTTGAAAAGATTCTTTAACTTGTTTTCCCTTATCCGGATCACCGAAGTACTCATCTAGAGTATCATCTACTGTATTACGGATTAAACTTTGTAACTCTTGGGGAGTCATGTCTTTTATCTGCATATTTTCTCTAATTAAAAATTAGAAACATACTCAAGAAACATTGTAACAAATTGCCGAGGAAACGTAAAGGACAAGGAATATAGTCGGGAATAGGGCTAGGATTCATGCTTCTAAGGGTGAAATTAATCCTCTTTTAACCGATTTAATCCTTGTGCCTTTTTTAACAAGTTTATTTGATAAATTTGCATCAATGACCAAAGTTCCCTATTTTCAAAGGTTGATAAATCCCTCTCTTGTTGTTGATTGAGCAACTCGCTTAATTTTTGATCCTGTTCCGATGCCATTTGTAATTGAGTTAATTTGATAATTTCTTCATCTGATAATGAATTTAGGGATGAGATTTTTTCGCCTTGATAATTGGGACTAATAGAAAAAGCGATCGCTTCTACTAAGATATCATTAAGATCACGGTTAATTGAATGGGCTAAGGATTGAGCTAGATTAAAAATCTCATCAGGTAGGGTTAAAGTAATTGAAATGGCCATAAGCCTTTTTTATGTGGGGTTATAGAGATATTATGATTATAGCTCAAATTCTTGTTACCCATAGGGATAAACTGGTTCAAAAGTAACAAAATAGCTCCTTTAAGCTTCTTTTATCAACCTCAGATTTCCAGGCAAGATTTACCGATAACTTAACTCACAGCAAACCCTGTTAACTTACGAGTTTCCAGATCGTAAAAAGCTAAAACTATATCTTCTTTAGAAATACCCTCCCTTAATAATTCCGTAGCGATACCTTCCTCAGTCCAATCCTCCTCAATATAAATCTTCTCATTTTTAATCCTAATATGGACTTGAATATTCCTGATTTTTTTCTTGCCTTCCCAACCCATAAAAAGCCAAAAATACTGATCATGTATCTCATCAAAAACCAGACAACTTTCTTGATCTAAATTAGCAGAACCAGAAACCCATTCGTGATATTCTGTTAATACTTTTTTAATGGCATTGCGATATTTTTCTAGTCTATCCATTGTCAAATTTTCTCCTTTTCCATCTCAACAACCAGCAAAAGTAATTGATTTATTTTCAGAATATCCTGAATTGATTCTCGTTGGAAAAAATTTTCATAAATGCTGTCTTTAATGGCTAGATAAATTTGATATTCTGGTTCGGTAAGACTGATTAAATTTCGATATAAAATATACTGTCCTAAAGCTATTTCAAAATCTCTCATAGGTGAGGGACTTAAAAAGCTTTTGATTTCCACAACAATTTTACGTCCATTTCTTTCAGCAGCCAAAGGTTTTTCTGCTGCTAAATCAGCAAAAATTCAACATCTTTATATTTAATTTTATAAGGATCAGCTAAAATACTCCAACCGTCTTTAATTAAGGCATTTTTCACGGCTTCATGGTAAATATCTTTTGCTGGCATGGTTCTAAAAAAGTAATTTCATTAGTTATATTTAATTTTATTAACAATCCTAAGTCTGATAAAATCGGTGATCAAATTTAAATCAGTTATCGAGTCTGGTTGAAATTTAATTTTTGTTGAT is a genomic window containing:
- a CDS encoding aldehyde dehydrogenase, whose protein sequence is MLSNSEKLAKLRQYFASGATRSYQFRRQQLEKLKQAIIKYEAEIYRALYSDLKKSPEDCWVTENGFLLVEINTALKNLRSWMQPKTVKTNLLNFPSSSQIIREPLGVVLIIGAWNYPLQLLLVPLVGAIAAGNCAVLKPSEFASATEKLVVKIIEEIFPEEYVLIVPGDGAEVIPNMLDSFTFDHIFFTGSTRVGKIIYQLAAAKLIPVTLELGGKSPCVIEADANISVATRRIAVTKFSNCGQMCIAADYVLVHQSQQENVIRELVNTIVNFFGKDARLSADYGKIINEKQFDRLIDFLQDGEIVFGGKTDRENLYIQPTLLTNVSLDAPIMQGEIFGPILPIIAFSTFEEALAIIAKNPNPLAFYLFTTKAKTEKKWLESVQFGGGCINNNSFHFTNPSLPFGGRGNSGIGSYHGRFSFENFSHQKAIMKTPLWFNPVLKYPPFKGKLNLFKLLVR
- a CDS encoding Ig-like domain-containing protein; its protein translation is MIKTLQLQPIDKLAITLIVSLTLVIGGLIWLGNSCGNQCLLQTGPRVKEFSWENREIGSEDQAFIITFDRPMDHASVEKNLVIDPPLPGKLSWAGRRLAYTLTSPIPYGEKYHLQIEGAREQFRSGNRLGQTLAIFEREFKSRDRAFAYIGTNGEEQGRLIFYNLTEEKKTLLTPANLTVMAFEFYPDGKKILFSAVAKNRGIEGIRELQLYQVDSSQSPLKIELVLDNKDYQNNHFDLAKDGETIVVQRIERRNPINFDLWAVKSGEKPQQLNIQGGEFLIAPDSKTLAVTQGEGIALLPLKFETKPLDFLPKFGRILNFSADGTAAAMVNFNTDNAKMRYIRSLFYVNNQGLQKRLLNLQGSIIDCQFNATGSDLYCLLTELVTNSQEYKEKPYFAKIDVKTGQVTPLLELADYRDIHISLSPDGLAIIFDQLRTSYDTNPTNLLTTDSGETIIGGRLWMLIPPLQDGVKASKSDLIELPLAGIRPQWMP
- a CDS encoding TIGR03943 family putative permease subunit → MNSSRLKIIAPQFIDIIALIGWGSLLFKYWITGQLNLLIHPNYFILVIITSIALFVLGIVKLWTLLKQWQKKINLDSNDNRSHITILPQHFGSGLLVITALLGLFIAPQPLSSQIALQRGISESLPLTRLQTQSFGTTVKPEEKSLIEWVRTLNAYPEPDAYTGQPVKVTGFVVQLPQLPDNYLLISRFILTCCAVDAYPVGLPVKLSGSRGQYPNDTWLEITGEMATESLPVEVGKSTTRRQLVIKAKSVKSIPTPVDPYGY
- a CDS encoding permease translates to MSQLQNAFTLFLSLLVEAMPFLLLGVILSSILLIFVDERRLVALMPRNAVLGAFVGGCIGFLFPVCECGNVPVARRLLVQGMPNAVAVSFLLAAPTINPIVIWSTWVAFRDQPEIVFYRVIFSLFIATVIGIIFSIQKDPRPLLQTSLAKSLNWQPQTPEKESIPLLLQSGSFLIGNSGQTLRLDESFAATAVLPAVQAIPMKRRWLTFVENVVMELRELGGVLILGSAIAAGLQVFVPREFVLNLGQDPITSILAMMLLAVIVSICSTVDSFFALSFASSFTSSSLLAFLVFGPMIDLKGIGLMLSIFKPRMLIYLFALAAQMTFLLTLAHSYLF
- the larE gene encoding ATP-dependent sacrificial sulfur transferase LarE: MDSQLLDKLGQLQNLLKTSEKALIAYSGGVDSTLVAKVAYDLLGSQALAITAVSPSLLPEELEEAIAQADYIGIRHELVETEEMNNPNYTSNPVNRCYFCKSELHDTLKPIALARGYSYVIDGVNADDLRDYRPGIQAARERGARSPLAEIGITKSEVRQLSRYLNLPWWDKPAQPCLSSRFPYGEEISLEKLQRVGRAEIYLRKLGYRQLRVRSSGDTARIELPAAAIPDFINRTNLSELVADLQKLGFIYVTLDLEGYQSGKLNRVL
- a CDS encoding DUF433 domain-containing protein yields the protein MTTNLTDYKHIAIDHRGVPIIAGSTLKVIDLVMAQIAYGWTPAEIHINNRDLSMSQIHSALAYYWEHREELYQAIQADLEFAQKMREKAGYSPFVTRLKAQGIR
- a CDS encoding type II toxin-antitoxin system RelE family toxin, yielding MSYSVTFEPESITDLDLISDFIRLRILNKLRVGDYRVIYEFDRESRIIIIVRVGHRSEVYD
- a CDS encoding XisI protein gives rise to the protein MDRLEKYRNAIKKVLTEYHEWVSGSANLDQESCLVFDEIHDQYFWLFMGWEGKKKIRNIQVHIRIKNEKIYIEEDWTEEGIATELLREGISKEDIVLAFYDLETRKLTGFAVS